From Alteromonas sp. RKMC-009, one genomic window encodes:
- a CDS encoding ThuA domain-containing protein, with the protein MKIRNLLCAASLLLPLMQSALAAEAESTVIPVPDYRPPETVQKISVPIVPDAERSKVLIVAGENSYEHDWTGVNARLRTMMLDSGKLDVRVIEDFSVATLPMLKKYDVVFLNYLGKWNYTDENENRWSETAQKALFDYVAQGGGLVIYHSSFNIGSPSWPEYEKLAGGTMRPFHGSRRSPPDAFRVHVTDRDHPVTKGMREYFWTFMDDMYTNMYWHPDAKVHVLATAYDDAANYQQKYAGPKYPPHLYTDEKLNNMQGMDAENPQVWTVDYEKGRVFCIALGHGPDTIAYDGVKSLILRGTEWAATGDVTIDVLEKAAAFKE; encoded by the coding sequence ATGAAAATTAGAAATCTACTATGCGCAGCAAGTTTATTGCTGCCGCTGATGCAGTCTGCATTGGCAGCAGAAGCCGAAAGCACTGTTATACCGGTACCGGATTACCGTCCGCCTGAAACCGTTCAGAAAATTTCGGTGCCAATAGTCCCCGACGCTGAACGCAGCAAGGTATTGATCGTTGCCGGTGAAAACTCTTATGAGCACGACTGGACCGGTGTTAACGCCAGGCTCCGCACCATGATGCTGGACTCGGGCAAACTGGATGTGCGGGTTATTGAAGACTTCTCCGTTGCCACACTGCCCATGCTGAAAAAGTATGACGTGGTATTTCTGAACTACCTGGGCAAATGGAATTACACCGATGAAAATGAAAATCGCTGGAGCGAAACGGCTCAAAAAGCGCTGTTCGACTATGTAGCGCAGGGGGGCGGCCTGGTGATCTACCACAGTTCATTTAATATCGGCTCGCCCTCCTGGCCTGAGTACGAAAAGCTTGCCGGCGGCACCATGCGCCCGTTTCACGGCAGCCGGCGCTCTCCGCCAGATGCCTTCCGCGTACATGTGACCGACCGTGATCACCCTGTCACCAAAGGCATGCGCGAGTATTTCTGGACCTTCATGGATGATATGTACACCAACATGTACTGGCATCCTGATGCCAAAGTGCATGTTCTGGCCACCGCTTACGATGATGCTGCCAACTATCAGCAAAAGTATGCGGGCCCGAAATATCCACCGCATTTGTACACGGATGAAAAGCTGAACAATATGCAGGGCATGGATGCGGAAAATCCACAAGTGTGGACAGTTGATTACGAAAAAGGCCGGGTATTCTGTATTGCTCTGGGCCATGGCCCTGACACCATTGCCTACGACGGTGTGAAGTCACTCATCCTGCGTGGTACAGAGTGGGCTGCTACGGGTGACGTTACCATTGATGTACTTGAGAAAGCGGCTGCGTTTAAAGAGTAA
- a CDS encoding TonB-dependent receptor, protein MKGKRILLATAVSAACHQTAWSQEPATVEEDVEIIEVTAQNRVQSIADVPISMNVLSGEWLKDNATSDLHGISKLSPDFSITQDTISTKVSLRGITTESADETQDQSLAVSIDGEYLNRPRVLNAALFDISRIEVLRGPQGTLFGRNATGGALSIISNKPVFGEWSGSASADFGSFNARELNAVLNAPLGDNAAVRFAGFSSDRDGYISHPDVSFKSGDKDVKAARLSFAAEPTERLSLYLALETSQQENNPVSAASFNDATEGQSDLNGQCNEAAGWFEVTQIEGNVLCSPQFTNNKDSIDPRNYPAATTAEMGSYQLEGDAVRGQLDYAADAFTVSYRGAFRQSELRAAETLFPSYLFYRNHDIDTMSNELRLSGGEGDFFWQGGIFQFREEMNIYSGLLSYIGAYPFGPQGYWANTFYRPDYTSESVAAFGQVEYPLADNYTVIAGFRYTKDEKTGTNTILPGALTFDENPTLRPKETEGATTELLSAKNNEFTWNLGLNTDISDNTMLYGKVSKGYKAGGFDSTGLEYAPEILYAWEIGTKSRISTVSFDASAFYYDYKDLQVSLLLDTEKGAQTFNAGKATIWGAEASLTTEIMDAGVLALTANYLNAEFDDFASAISVQCLGGCSTTTVTVIDGETVNLAGNEPSNSPDWIFTGSYTHFWELSNGSLVGNIFTRWKDDYYLLPSNHEDARQESYFQTDISLKYVSPSEQWEVQGYVRNLEDNYVLSSYVFNVAGPDDVQQWSWQLPRTAGVKVTYKFY, encoded by the coding sequence ATGAAGGGCAAACGGATATTACTAGCAACAGCGGTTTCAGCTGCATGCCACCAGACAGCATGGAGTCAGGAGCCCGCGACAGTTGAAGAAGATGTAGAGATCATCGAAGTTACCGCACAGAACCGGGTACAGTCGATTGCAGATGTACCTATCTCTATGAATGTACTCAGCGGTGAGTGGTTAAAAGATAACGCTACCAGCGATCTGCACGGCATTTCAAAGCTGTCTCCTGATTTTTCCATTACTCAGGACACCATCTCCACCAAGGTATCACTACGCGGTATCACCACAGAAAGTGCCGATGAAACTCAAGATCAGTCACTGGCGGTGAGCATCGACGGCGAATATTTGAACCGTCCAAGGGTGCTTAATGCAGCCCTGTTCGACATCTCCCGCATTGAAGTTTTGCGTGGTCCGCAGGGCACACTATTTGGCAGAAACGCCACCGGCGGCGCACTTAGTATTATATCGAACAAGCCTGTATTCGGTGAATGGTCAGGCTCAGCCTCTGCTGATTTCGGCTCGTTTAACGCCAGAGAGCTGAATGCAGTGTTAAATGCGCCGTTAGGCGACAACGCCGCCGTCAGGTTTGCCGGCTTCAGTTCAGACAGAGACGGTTATATTTCTCACCCGGATGTGTCGTTTAAATCCGGCGATAAAGATGTAAAGGCTGCGCGACTATCTTTTGCGGCAGAACCCACGGAGCGGTTGTCGTTGTACCTGGCGCTGGAAACCTCGCAACAGGAAAATAATCCGGTATCAGCAGCATCATTCAATGATGCGACCGAAGGCCAGTCCGATCTTAACGGGCAATGTAATGAAGCCGCCGGCTGGTTTGAAGTTACACAAATTGAAGGTAACGTGCTGTGTTCTCCGCAATTTACCAATAATAAAGACAGTATCGATCCACGAAACTACCCGGCTGCAACAACCGCAGAAATGGGATCTTATCAGCTTGAAGGTGACGCTGTTCGCGGGCAACTGGACTATGCCGCTGACGCATTCACCGTTTCATATCGCGGGGCTTTCCGCCAGAGCGAACTCCGTGCTGCTGAGACGCTTTTCCCCAGCTATCTGTTCTATCGTAACCACGACATAGACACCATGAGTAACGAACTCAGACTGAGTGGCGGCGAAGGCGATTTCTTCTGGCAGGGCGGCATTTTCCAGTTCAGAGAAGAAATGAATATCTACTCAGGTTTGCTTTCCTATATCGGCGCCTATCCCTTTGGCCCTCAGGGCTACTGGGCAAATACATTCTATCGTCCTGACTACACCTCTGAATCGGTAGCCGCATTCGGACAAGTGGAATATCCACTGGCAGATAATTACACCGTGATTGCCGGATTCCGCTATACCAAAGACGAGAAGACTGGCACCAATACCATTCTGCCCGGCGCCCTCACCTTTGACGAGAACCCCACACTCCGTCCCAAAGAAACCGAAGGCGCCACCACTGAATTATTGTCAGCAAAGAACAATGAATTCACCTGGAACCTGGGTCTGAACACGGATATTTCAGACAACACCATGCTCTACGGAAAAGTGAGCAAAGGCTATAAAGCAGGTGGCTTCGACAGTACAGGTTTAGAGTATGCGCCTGAAATCCTTTACGCCTGGGAAATAGGCACCAAGTCCCGTATTTCCACAGTGTCTTTCGATGCTTCCGCTTTCTACTACGACTATAAAGATCTTCAGGTTTCCTTGTTACTGGATACAGAAAAAGGTGCGCAAACCTTTAACGCAGGTAAAGCCACAATCTGGGGTGCAGAAGCATCACTGACGACAGAAATCATGGATGCAGGAGTGCTGGCCCTGACGGCGAATTACCTGAATGCAGAGTTCGATGATTTCGCTTCTGCTATCAGTGTGCAATGTCTTGGCGGCTGCTCAACCACCACAGTAACAGTGATTGACGGAGAAACAGTCAACCTTGCCGGGAACGAGCCGTCAAATTCGCCGGACTGGATTTTCACCGGGTCTTACACCCACTTCTGGGAATTAAGTAACGGCTCACTGGTGGGCAACATATTCACCCGCTGGAAAGACGACTACTACCTGCTGCCTTCAAACCACGAAGACGCCCGCCAGGAAAGCTATTTCCAGACCGATATCAGCCTTAAATACGTCTCCCCTTCTGAGCAGTGGGAAGTTCAGGGCTATGTAAGAAACCTCGAGGACAACTACGTACTCAGCAGCTATGTATTCAATGTTGCTGGTCCTGACGACGTGCAGCAGTGGAGCTGGCAACTGCCCCGCACTGCCGGTGTGAAAGTCACTTATAAATTCTACTAA
- a CDS encoding LysR family transcriptional regulator, whose protein sequence is MFVIAAEQGSFSACARKTGKVQSAVSQAINNLEIDLGVTLFDRTSRQPVLTEAGTRLLKMAQGLLVQADELSKTAAAISQSQETRLSIAIDDGMLTPAIYALIARLESRFSTLELDFATLPSHDIALAVESGKIDLGLMFSEIESMKTTDFFFVANVPFVAVCHPSHPLAEASKISSTALLQHKQIAVRGSAKRESQFLISMASNVWWCSGYQHALSLLLQGIGWAYLPAFMAKDALITGKLKPMDMVFDHKTWSVPVDIITPRGRLHGPVVQWFSNELKKTLAEEF, encoded by the coding sequence ATGTTCGTTATCGCCGCAGAACAAGGCTCGTTTTCTGCCTGTGCCCGCAAGACAGGGAAAGTGCAGTCGGCGGTAAGTCAGGCAATCAATAATCTTGAAATTGACTTAGGCGTGACATTGTTCGACCGCACATCCAGACAACCTGTCCTCACAGAAGCAGGAACACGCCTGTTGAAAATGGCCCAGGGTCTGTTAGTGCAAGCCGATGAGCTGTCGAAAACAGCTGCGGCAATTAGCCAGTCTCAGGAAACGCGGCTGAGTATCGCCATCGACGACGGTATGCTGACACCTGCCATTTATGCGCTCATTGCCAGACTCGAAAGCCGCTTTTCCACACTGGAATTAGACTTCGCTACCCTTCCTTCTCACGATATCGCTCTCGCGGTTGAAAGCGGTAAAATTGACCTGGGTCTCATGTTTTCGGAAATTGAATCCATGAAAACCACAGACTTCTTCTTCGTTGCCAATGTTCCTTTTGTCGCGGTGTGCCATCCGTCACACCCCCTCGCAGAGGCCAGCAAGATATCTTCAACGGCGCTGCTACAGCACAAACAGATAGCCGTTCGCGGCAGCGCAAAACGCGAATCTCAATTCTTAATCAGCATGGCATCTAACGTGTGGTGGTGTTCAGGCTACCAGCACGCACTGTCATTACTTCTGCAAGGAATTGGCTGGGCATACCTGCCAGCATTTATGGCTAAGGATGCGCTGATAACCGGCAAACTCAAACCAATGGACATGGTTTTTGATCATAAAACCTGGAGCGTACCGGTAGACATCATCACGCCACGGGGCCGCCTGCACGGCCCTGTGGTGCAATGGTTTAGCAATGAGTTGAAGAAGACGCTGGCAGAGGAGTTTTAA
- a CDS encoding DMT family transporter has product MSWVYLVLAGLTEIGWPLGLKLSQSGQYKWGGIAMAIAFMGVSGFLLYLAQRDIPLGTAYAVWTGIGAAGTFLVGVFAFGDPTSLLRYIGVFLIISGVVLLKVG; this is encoded by the coding sequence ATGAGTTGGGTTTATCTGGTGCTGGCAGGGTTAACCGAAATTGGCTGGCCTCTGGGCCTGAAGTTATCTCAAAGCGGTCAGTACAAATGGGGTGGCATCGCCATGGCGATTGCATTTATGGGTGTCAGCGGCTTTTTACTCTATCTGGCACAAAGGGATATTCCTCTTGGCACCGCGTATGCCGTATGGACCGGCATAGGCGCTGCCGGTACATTTCTGGTTGGCGTTTTTGCTTTTGGCGACCCTACATCACTGCTGCGCTACATCGGCGTATTTTTGATCATATCTGGTGTGGTGCTGCTGAAAGTAGGATAA
- a CDS encoding LysR substrate-binding domain-containing protein, whose product MRFEQLDLNLLVALDILLEEQNITRTADKLHLSQSATSSILSRLRHYFDDDLLVQIGRKMQPTPYALELQEPVREMLNIVRGSITNKRKLEPATSQRHFRIVASDYIIQVFLAGVLAKVQKLAPGMTFEFLSPFTVEVETMVKSGIDIVIAPESETVDGYPHAFFSTDELACIACKDNPDTQGGLTPEIFSSLGHASVGFGRVSLLSIEQWLINERNIERKVEVITNDFTSLCTTVVSTGRLAIIPRRFAELMATFMPIDILSMPFDFPDLREAMMWHPTVDSDPIHRWLRTLILEEAALVSS is encoded by the coding sequence ATGCGGTTTGAACAGCTGGATCTGAATTTATTGGTAGCATTAGACATACTGCTGGAAGAACAAAATATCACCAGAACAGCCGACAAGCTGCACCTGTCACAGTCGGCCACCAGCAGTATTTTATCGCGGTTGCGGCATTATTTTGATGATGATTTGCTGGTGCAGATAGGTCGTAAAATGCAGCCCACACCTTACGCCCTTGAACTGCAGGAACCGGTAAGAGAAATGCTGAATATTGTGCGCGGCTCGATTACCAACAAACGTAAACTGGAGCCCGCCACCAGCCAGCGACATTTCCGCATTGTTGCGTCAGATTATATTATTCAGGTGTTCCTTGCCGGTGTACTGGCGAAAGTGCAGAAACTGGCGCCAGGCATGACCTTCGAATTTCTTTCACCTTTCACTGTTGAAGTGGAAACCATGGTGAAAAGCGGCATTGATATTGTGATTGCGCCGGAAAGTGAAACCGTAGACGGTTATCCCCACGCCTTTTTCTCCACCGACGAACTGGCCTGCATTGCCTGTAAAGACAACCCGGATACGCAGGGTGGCCTGACGCCGGAAATCTTCTCATCGCTGGGGCACGCCTCAGTGGGTTTTGGCCGCGTGAGTTTACTGAGCATTGAACAATGGCTGATAAACGAGCGCAACATCGAACGTAAAGTCGAAGTGATCACCAACGACTTTACCTCACTGTGCACCACGGTGGTCAGCACCGGCAGACTGGCCATTATCCCCCGTCGTTTCGCTGAACTCATGGCCACCTTCATGCCCATCGACATTTTATCCATGCCCTTCGATTTTCCCGACCTGCGGGAAGCCATGATGTGGCACCCTACCGTAGACAGCGATCCTATTCACCGCTGGCTGCGCACCCTGATTTTAGAAGAAGCGGCCTTGGTGAGTAGTTGA
- a CDS encoding fumarylacetoacetate hydrolase family protein, which produces MKLASIDNGSPDGQLVVISKDTSQMCRVHGSAGTMAACLADWQSVLPVLQDISNTLNNGTCEQAEPVAGACFLAPLPRTYQWLDGSLFMNHGHLMQKAFNLDPTEDADKYPLIYQGAGDAFTGCNDTIALYNPAHGVDFEGEFGVLTTDVPVGATPDEAMQAIKLVVQLNDISYRGLAPREMKTGFGFVQAKGETAFAPFAVTPDELGDSWADGRIHLTLNITRNGEWFGSPSGSEMHFGFHELIAHAATTRPIKAGTVFGSGTVSNANPEAGQACIAELRAKELIRHGKPQTPFLSEGETVHMVCRDKQGQPLFGEINQTVKGG; this is translated from the coding sequence ATGAAACTAGCCTCAATCGATAACGGTAGTCCGGATGGCCAACTGGTTGTTATCTCAAAAGATACTTCGCAAATGTGTCGTGTACACGGTTCTGCCGGCACCATGGCCGCGTGTCTGGCTGACTGGCAGAGTGTGCTTCCGGTACTTCAGGACATCAGCAACACATTGAATAACGGCACCTGTGAACAGGCCGAGCCGGTTGCAGGTGCCTGTTTCTTAGCGCCTTTACCCCGCACGTATCAGTGGCTGGATGGTTCATTGTTTATGAACCACGGCCATTTGATGCAAAAAGCATTTAATCTCGACCCCACTGAAGACGCCGACAAATATCCGCTGATCTATCAGGGTGCCGGCGATGCTTTCACCGGATGTAACGACACCATTGCGCTGTATAACCCGGCCCACGGCGTAGATTTCGAAGGCGAGTTCGGTGTTCTGACCACGGATGTGCCTGTGGGGGCTACGCCCGACGAGGCTATGCAGGCCATCAAACTGGTGGTGCAACTGAATGACATCAGTTATCGCGGTCTCGCGCCCCGTGAAATGAAAACTGGATTCGGTTTTGTGCAGGCCAAAGGTGAAACCGCTTTTGCGCCGTTCGCGGTAACGCCGGATGAGCTTGGGGACAGCTGGGCAGACGGCAGAATTCATTTAACCCTCAATATCACCCGCAACGGCGAATGGTTTGGCAGTCCGTCGGGCAGTGAAATGCATTTTGGCTTTCACGAGCTCATTGCCCACGCCGCCACAACCCGTCCTATCAAAGCCGGTACGGTATTTGGCTCCGGCACGGTTTCCAATGCAAACCCGGAAGCCGGTCAGGCTTGTATTGCCGAGCTGCGCGCTAAAGAACTGATAAGGCACGGCAAGCCGCAAACCCCGTTCTTAAGCGAGGGTGAAACGGTACACATGGTGTGCCGCGACAAGCAGGGCCAGCCGCTGTTCGGCGAAATCAATCAAACAGTAAAAGGAGGCTAA
- a CDS encoding cyclase family protein, which translates to MFSPNDFDIVDLSVTLDNNPHTDPPPLLPKIDYMDHQEGWPEMEAMFPGLTLDQLPGNESWAAERLQITTHSGTHMDAPWHYASTTDGGKPAFGIDELPLDWCMRPGVKLDFRNMEDGYVVTAEDIEAELKRINYELQPLDIVVVNTRAGAIFGEPGYLEAGVGLGREATMYLLEKGVRVVGTDAWSWDAPFKYTRERFAESGDASIIWEGHKAGRDIGYGQMEKLSNLESLPASGFWISCFPYKIKKASAGFVRAVAFVPKKTNS; encoded by the coding sequence ATGTTCAGCCCCAATGATTTTGACATCGTAGATTTGTCCGTCACGCTGGACAACAACCCTCACACCGATCCGCCGCCGCTGTTGCCGAAGATTGACTATATGGATCATCAGGAAGGCTGGCCCGAAATGGAGGCTATGTTCCCCGGCCTTACTCTCGACCAGTTACCCGGCAATGAGTCCTGGGCAGCCGAACGCCTGCAAATCACCACCCACAGTGGAACGCACATGGACGCGCCATGGCATTACGCATCGACCACCGACGGCGGCAAGCCAGCTTTTGGTATTGATGAATTGCCTCTCGACTGGTGTATGCGTCCGGGTGTGAAGCTGGATTTCCGCAATATGGAAGACGGCTATGTGGTGACTGCAGAAGATATCGAAGCTGAGCTGAAGCGCATTAACTATGAACTGCAACCGCTGGATATCGTGGTGGTGAATACCCGCGCCGGTGCCATTTTTGGCGAGCCGGGCTACCTGGAAGCCGGAGTGGGGCTGGGCCGCGAGGCCACTATGTACCTCCTTGAAAAAGGCGTGCGGGTAGTGGGCACCGATGCCTGGAGCTGGGATGCGCCCTTCAAATATACCCGCGAACGCTTCGCTGAATCCGGCGATGCGTCAATTATCTGGGAAGGCCATAAAGCCGGCCGTGATATCGGCTACGGGCAAATGGAAAAGCTCTCAAACCTTGAGTCACTTCCCGCGTCCGGATTCTGGATTTCCTGTTTCCCTTACAAAATTAAAAAGGCATCGGCGGGCTTTGTTCGTGCCGTCGCGTTCGTGCCTAAAAAGACGAATTCTTAA
- a CDS encoding alpha/beta hydrolase family protein, whose amino-acid sequence MFKYFPTNYVWNLSVDLAIEMGARIGEIEEMCAPLQEAAKKKDKEGTEAFRNTWANMADKLCVLAEEDEQAGRMISAGEKYMRASSYLITCERLQAHNAPGRLELYKRELELFERGMALKGANCKRVEIPYEGKHLSGLYVKAKNVDGPAPLLIQVNGLDSTKEMKYLVGLPKWLADRGVSSLVLDQPGTGEALRLQDINARFDSEHWASPVVDWLEQHPEVDNSRIGMEGVSLGGYYCPRAVANEPRLALGVCWGANHDWRDVQKRRLEKEGDFPVPHYWNHVCWVWGAKDIDEFMTIAENVCLDGEVEKIKVPFLVTHGSKDSQIPLKWAERTYEQLVNSPKRELKVFTEREGGVQHSSFDNSINAGHYIADWVAETFNARTSIEG is encoded by the coding sequence ATGTTTAAGTATTTCCCCACCAACTATGTGTGGAACCTGTCAGTCGACCTCGCCATTGAAATGGGCGCCCGTATCGGTGAAATCGAAGAGATGTGCGCACCGCTGCAGGAAGCCGCAAAGAAAAAAGACAAAGAGGGTACCGAAGCGTTCCGCAATACCTGGGCAAACATGGCAGACAAGCTGTGTGTGCTGGCTGAAGAAGACGAGCAGGCTGGCCGTATGATTTCTGCCGGTGAAAAGTACATGCGCGCTTCCTCGTACCTCATCACCTGTGAGCGTTTGCAGGCTCACAATGCCCCTGGTCGTCTTGAGCTGTACAAGCGCGAACTGGAGTTGTTCGAACGTGGCATGGCGCTGAAAGGTGCGAACTGTAAGCGCGTTGAAATTCCTTATGAAGGCAAACATCTGTCCGGTCTTTACGTAAAAGCGAAAAACGTAGATGGCCCGGCACCGCTGCTAATTCAGGTAAACGGCCTGGATTCCACCAAAGAAATGAAGTACCTCGTTGGCTTACCAAAATGGCTGGCTGACCGCGGCGTGTCGTCTCTGGTACTGGATCAGCCGGGTACCGGCGAAGCCTTACGCCTGCAGGATATTAACGCCCGTTTCGACAGCGAACACTGGGCATCACCGGTGGTTGACTGGCTGGAGCAGCACCCTGAAGTAGACAACAGCCGGATTGGTATGGAAGGGGTGTCGTTAGGGGGTTACTACTGCCCGCGTGCGGTGGCCAACGAGCCGCGCCTGGCATTAGGTGTGTGCTGGGGGGCAAACCACGACTGGCGTGATGTTCAGAAACGCCGCCTGGAAAAAGAAGGCGACTTCCCGGTACCGCATTACTGGAATCACGTGTGCTGGGTATGGGGCGCAAAAGACATCGACGAGTTCATGACCATTGCTGAAAACGTGTGCCTGGACGGTGAAGTGGAAAAAATCAAAGTGCCTTTCCTGGTCACCCACGGTTCGAAAGACTCACAAATCCCGCTTAAGTGGGCAGAGCGCACCTACGAGCAACTGGTAAACAGTCCTAAGCGTGAACTGAAAGTGTTCACCGAACGTGAAGGCGGTGTACAGCACTCCAGCTTCGACAACAGTATTAACGCCGGTCATTACATTGCTGACTGGGTAGCGGAAACGTTCAACGCCCGCACATCGATTGAAGGATAA
- a CDS encoding VOC family protein, whose protein sequence is MNIIGPDLLIFGVDDVEACKQFALDYGLTQASEHRFVALDGTGIEIYSKDDSSLPAPLETGSSIRKTIYGVADTATVDAIYDELSKDREVKRLDDGSIEAVDDMGFVLGFQVTMRKPLDMPAEKINAPGAPAQRPANEIGVSKDFTPEPRTLSHVVYFVPDYKKAEAFYAERLGFITTDRFSHVGPFMRPAGTTDHHTLFFLNTPPHMKGIEHFTFHMSGPTAVVQAGNRMVEKGYQSFWGPGRHIFGSNWFWYFKSPFGCNMEFDADMDLHDDNWDAREALPGADNSQVFLLQYREKWAPMGPPPPKG, encoded by the coding sequence ATGAATATTATCGGACCGGATTTATTGATTTTTGGTGTTGATGATGTGGAAGCCTGTAAACAGTTTGCGCTGGATTACGGTTTAACGCAGGCATCTGAACACCGCTTCGTTGCCCTTGATGGCACGGGTATTGAGATTTACAGCAAAGACGACAGCAGTTTGCCTGCGCCGCTGGAAACGGGTTCAAGTATCCGCAAAACAATTTACGGTGTCGCAGACACCGCAACCGTGGATGCCATTTACGACGAACTGTCGAAAGACCGTGAAGTAAAACGTCTGGATGACGGCAGTATTGAAGCTGTGGATGACATGGGTTTTGTACTGGGCTTTCAGGTCACTATGCGCAAACCGCTGGATATGCCGGCAGAGAAGATTAATGCACCGGGTGCACCTGCGCAGCGTCCGGCCAATGAAATTGGCGTATCGAAAGACTTTACGCCGGAGCCGCGCACTCTGTCTCACGTGGTGTACTTCGTGCCGGATTACAAAAAAGCGGAAGCGTTTTACGCCGAACGTCTGGGCTTTATTACCACCGACCGCTTTAGTCATGTGGGTCCTTTCATGCGTCCTGCAGGGACTACCGATCACCATACGCTGTTCTTCCTGAACACGCCGCCGCACATGAAAGGTATTGAGCACTTTACCTTCCACATGTCTGGCCCGACTGCGGTGGTGCAGGCCGGTAACCGCATGGTGGAAAAAGGTTACCAGAGCTTCTGGGGACCGGGTCGTCACATCTTCGGTTCCAACTGGTTCTGGTACTTCAAGAGCCCGTTTGGCTGCAACATGGAATTCGATGCAGACATGGATCTTCATGATGACAACTGGGACGCACGCGAAGCCTTGCCGGGTGCGGATAACTCACAGGTGTTCCTGCTGCAGTACCGCGAAAAGTGGGCACCAATGGGCCCGCCGCCACCGAAAGGCTGA
- a CDS encoding Rieske (2Fe-2S) protein encodes MNQGVLLCKLDDLPDNSSRGFLPDAQGQDTVFIVRRGSKLYGYSDICPHYGDTALPWKKDVYLDAGGDYIVCAAHGALFTPDTGECVKGPCRGDFLTPLNITVTAEQDVVLLCESRGKEQ; translated from the coding sequence ATGAACCAAGGTGTTCTGCTCTGTAAGTTGGATGATTTACCCGACAATAGTTCCCGGGGTTTTTTGCCTGATGCCCAGGGTCAGGACACCGTTTTTATTGTGCGCCGTGGCAGCAAGCTGTATGGCTACAGCGATATTTGTCCGCACTATGGCGATACCGCCTTACCCTGGAAAAAAGATGTTTATCTGGATGCCGGTGGTGACTATATCGTTTGTGCGGCGCATGGCGCGTTATTTACACCCGACACCGGAGAGTGTGTGAAAGGTCCGTGCAGGGGCGACTTCTTAACGCCCCTGAACATCACGGTAACCGCTGAACAGGATGTCGTTTTACTCTGTGAATCACGAGGAAAAGAACAATGA